A stretch of Ferribacterium limneticum DNA encodes these proteins:
- a CDS encoding bacteriohemerythrin, whose translation MTTQRMASIPIHRDESADALSGIAAHWLMTGELPPELVTGHKLIDFEHRFLVSAIANLRRVCIDHEALVNCKACGRGIREACESQLIGMLGDVFAFILDHFKTEESIMRDSLMIMVDRDVCQAHMEDHAEIAAKVQEIVSSLDSLHIVSRIRELDALLSRWITNHIALHDLLLSRWISREDSLIQGF comes from the coding sequence ATGACGACACAGCGGATGGCTTCAATCCCGATTCACAGGGATGAGTCCGCCGATGCATTGTCCGGTATTGCCGCCCATTGGCTGATGACCGGAGAGTTGCCTCCGGAACTGGTTACCGGTCACAAGCTGATCGATTTCGAGCATCGATTTCTGGTTTCCGCCATCGCGAATCTGCGCAGGGTGTGCATTGATCACGAAGCACTTGTGAATTGCAAGGCTTGCGGGCGTGGCATCCGGGAGGCTTGTGAGAGCCAGCTGATTGGCATGCTCGGTGACGTTTTTGCCTTCATTCTCGATCATTTCAAGACCGAGGAAAGCATCATGCGTGATTCGCTGATGATCATGGTCGATCGCGATGTCTGCCAGGCGCACATGGAAGATCATGCCGAGATTGCCGCCAAGGTGCAGGAAATCGTCTCGTCGCTTGATTCATTGCATATCGTCTCGCGGATCCGTGAGCTCGACGCATTGTTGTCCCGCTGGATCACCAATCACATTGCCTTGCATGATCTCCTGTTGTCCCGCTGGATTTCCCGCGAGGACTCCCTGATCCAGGGGTTTTGA
- a CDS encoding fused MFS/spermidine synthase: MSRLLIYAIVFIEGFCSLGAEVIALRRLVPHVGSSIIITAPTIGFFLLALALGYASGARVAADYKRIVARNFLISAALAGLGLAGLSVDWMFAHLQPVLVAYLFFIGGVLCPLAWLLGQTVPILTNLMQAERTGEASGMALYWSTLGSFLGSLTLSLIVMQWLSVSAAVFACTLGLVIGALLLAGRNLKFALLAFTIVAVAAGFNGQHTVTADTAYAEYIVGPAELAGQKDPRAFMVNKSLASLIDDSEPPNYTRYIRHLRQILLDDLGFKGKEILVLGAGGFTLSHREPLNRYTYVDIDPAIRDIAEKHFLKEPSRGEFIVDDARRFIATSERRFDAVVVDVYSSHTSIPSHLVTREFWAGTRRVLKPEGVLLANLILDGKLETPYARNLLSTIESVFGRCAVDVLHKAKALANVEVSCFASSQPAASGIYVDEKNRADLDLARSR, encoded by the coding sequence ATGTCACGCCTGCTCATCTACGCCATCGTCTTCATCGAAGGCTTCTGTTCGCTCGGTGCCGAAGTCATCGCCCTGCGCCGCCTTGTCCCGCATGTCGGCAGTTCGATCATCATCACGGCGCCGACCATCGGCTTCTTCCTGCTCGCGCTGGCCCTTGGTTACGCCTCGGGAGCCCGGGTCGCCGCCGATTACAAACGAATCGTCGCCCGCAACTTCCTGATTTCTGCCGCCCTGGCCGGACTCGGACTGGCCGGCCTCAGTGTCGACTGGATGTTTGCCCATCTCCAGCCCGTGTTGGTTGCCTACCTTTTCTTCATCGGCGGCGTGCTTTGCCCGCTCGCCTGGCTGCTTGGCCAGACCGTGCCCATCCTGACCAACCTGATGCAGGCCGAACGCACTGGCGAAGCCAGCGGCATGGCACTCTATTGGTCGACGCTCGGTTCCTTCCTCGGCTCGCTGACGCTGTCGCTGATCGTCATGCAATGGCTGAGCGTATCGGCCGCCGTCTTCGCCTGCACGCTGGGGCTGGTCATTGGCGCGCTGCTGCTGGCCGGACGGAATCTCAAGTTTGCCCTGCTCGCTTTCACTATCGTCGCCGTCGCCGCCGGCTTCAATGGCCAGCACACCGTGACGGCGGACACGGCCTACGCCGAATACATCGTCGGCCCGGCCGAACTGGCCGGCCAGAAAGATCCGCGGGCCTTCATGGTCAACAAGTCGCTCGCCTCATTGATCGACGACAGCGAGCCTCCCAACTACACCCGCTACATCAGACACCTGCGCCAGATCCTGCTCGACGATCTCGGCTTCAAGGGCAAGGAAATCCTCGTCCTCGGTGCCGGCGGCTTCACGCTGTCGCATCGTGAGCCGCTGAATCGCTACACCTATGTCGATATCGACCCGGCCATCCGTGACATCGCCGAAAAGCATTTCCTGAAAGAGCCGTCCCGCGGCGAATTCATCGTCGATGATGCCCGCCGCTTTATCGCCACCAGCGAGCGTCGCTTCGATGCCGTCGTCGTCGACGTTTACAGTTCGCACACCTCGATCCCCAGTCACCTGGTCACTCGCGAATTCTGGGCCGGCACGCGCCGCGTGCTGAAACCGGAGGGTGTGCTGCTCGCCAACCTGATCCTCGATGGCAAGCTGGAAACGCCCTACGCCCGTAATCTGCTGAGCACCATCGAAAGCGTGTTCGGGCGTTGCGCGGTCGACGTGCTGCACAAGGCAAAAGCACTGGCCAATGTCGAAGTCAGCTGTTTTGCCAGCAGCCAGCCGGCTGCCAGCGGGATCTATGTCGACGAGAAAAACCGCGCCGACCTCGATCTGGCGCGCTCCCGCTGA
- the rarD gene encoding EamA family transporter RarD, with protein MNAKLPLAGIGYGLLAYVIWGFFPLFFRQLGHVSPMDILSNRTLWAFVFVVILLTLRQRWDKVVGLFATPHHIIRLSVAALLLGSNWLGFLWAVDHQQVVASSLGYFLTPLVNVLLGLLVLKERLSRREWLAIGLAMVAVGNELVALGSLPWISLFLAATFGCYGLLRKQVPVDAISGLCLETLAMLPICLAYAAWQGWHGHAVFTLAGDTTTLLLIASGLLTALPLMAFAAATQRLDLAMVGMLMYINPTMQFVTAVYLFGEPLQPARLVSFALIWIGLLIFTSASWLRFGQRA; from the coding sequence ATGAACGCCAAGCTCCCGCTGGCCGGGATCGGCTACGGCCTGCTTGCCTACGTCATCTGGGGCTTCTTCCCGCTTTTCTTCCGGCAGCTCGGCCATGTTTCGCCGATGGACATCCTGTCCAACCGCACGCTATGGGCCTTCGTCTTCGTCGTCATTCTGCTCACCCTGCGGCAACGCTGGGACAAGGTCGTCGGCCTGTTCGCCACACCGCACCACATCATCCGCCTGAGCGTCGCCGCCCTGCTGCTCGGCAGCAACTGGCTCGGCTTTCTGTGGGCCGTCGATCACCAGCAGGTCGTCGCCTCCAGCCTCGGCTATTTCCTGACCCCGCTGGTCAACGTGCTGCTCGGCCTGCTCGTTCTCAAGGAACGCCTGTCACGCCGGGAATGGCTGGCGATCGGCCTGGCTATGGTCGCTGTTGGCAACGAACTGGTCGCCCTCGGCAGCCTGCCGTGGATCTCGCTGTTCCTGGCCGCCACCTTCGGCTGCTATGGCCTGTTGCGCAAGCAGGTGCCGGTCGATGCCATTTCCGGGCTGTGCCTCGAAACGCTCGCCATGCTGCCCATCTGCCTGGCCTATGCAGCGTGGCAGGGCTGGCACGGCCATGCGGTCTTCACGCTGGCCGGCGACACGACCACCCTGCTGCTGATCGCCTCCGGCCTTCTCACCGCCCTGCCGCTGATGGCCTTTGCCGCAGCAACGCAGCGCCTCGACCTGGCCATGGTCGGCATGCTGATGTACATCAATCCGACCATGCAATTCGTAACGGCCGTCTATCTGTTCGGCGAGCCGTTGCAGCCAGCCCGTCTGGTCAGCTTCGCGCTGATCTGGATCGGCCTGCTGATCTTCACCAGCGCCAGCTGGTTGCGCTTCGGTCAGCGAGCCTGA
- the rlmB gene encoding 23S rRNA (guanosine(2251)-2'-O)-methyltransferase RlmB yields the protein MSSRLIYGFHAITAKLRHDPGSVKEILIDATRQDARARDLLSHAELQGINVVASDGKRLDGMAPGASHQGVIARIEGGRKVAHLDDVLDTLEEPAFLLVLDGITDPRNLGACLRVADAAGVHAVIAPKDRAVGLTDVAAKTACGAAETIPYVMVTNLARTLRELQEREIWVIGTAGEAESDLYAAEWPKATAWVMGAEGEGMRRLTRENCDQLVKIPMFGTVESLNVSVAAGVCLFEARRRLG from the coding sequence ATGTCTTCCCGCCTGATCTACGGTTTTCACGCCATCACCGCCAAACTTCGTCACGATCCGGGCTCGGTCAAGGAAATCCTGATCGATGCCACGCGCCAGGATGCGCGCGCTCGTGATCTGCTCAGTCATGCCGAGTTGCAGGGTATCAACGTGGTGGCCAGCGATGGCAAGCGCCTCGACGGCATGGCGCCGGGCGCCAGTCATCAGGGAGTGATTGCGCGCATCGAAGGCGGCCGCAAGGTGGCGCATCTCGATGATGTGCTCGATACGCTCGAAGAGCCGGCTTTCCTGCTGGTGCTCGATGGCATTACCGATCCGCGTAATCTCGGTGCCTGCCTGCGCGTTGCTGACGCGGCCGGGGTGCATGCGGTGATCGCGCCCAAGGATCGGGCTGTCGGCTTGACCGATGTCGCGGCCAAGACGGCATGCGGTGCGGCAGAAACGATCCCTTACGTGATGGTGACCAATCTCGCTCGTACCTTGCGCGAACTGCAGGAACGCGAGATCTGGGTGATCGGTACGGCGGGCGAGGCCGAGAGCGATCTCTATGCCGCCGAGTGGCCAAAAGCGACTGCCTGGGTGATGGGGGCCGAAGGCGAGGGCATGCGCCGCCTGACTCGCGAAAACTGCGACCAGCTGGTCAAGATTCCCATGTTTGGCACCGTCGAAAGCCTGAATGTGTCTGTGGCGGCTGGCGTCTGTTTGTTCGAGGCGCGTCGGCGCCTGGGGTAA
- a CDS encoding DUF599 domain-containing protein, protein MHALPHLSAVDWLSLAVFFACWAGYAWYSEHSQWGANGLIRTTQQFRLQWAYRMLERDVRVTDSTLIGNLVTSVSFYANTTIYIIAGLVAALGASDKLVSFTADLPFGNTGNRELLEIKLMLVLASFVYAYFKFTWSLRQFNLLSILVGGAPFGKAGEPGIDVYAQRVAGANNLAGDDFNRGIRAYYFGLAASGWLLNSMALSLLSIVVLVVLFRRDYRSPALHILRDPA, encoded by the coding sequence ATGCATGCCCTGCCCCACCTTAGCGCTGTCGATTGGCTGTCACTGGCGGTGTTCTTCGCCTGCTGGGCCGGTTATGCCTGGTATTCGGAACACAGCCAGTGGGGTGCCAATGGCCTGATCCGCACCACCCAGCAATTTCGCCTGCAATGGGCCTACCGCATGCTCGAACGCGACGTGCGGGTGACCGATTCGACGCTGATCGGCAATCTGGTGACCAGCGTTTCGTTCTACGCCAACACCACCATCTACATCATCGCCGGCCTGGTGGCGGCCCTCGGCGCCTCCGACAAGCTGGTCAGCTTCACCGCCGACCTGCCCTTCGGCAATACCGGTAACCGCGAGCTGCTCGAAATCAAACTGATGCTGGTACTGGCCAGTTTCGTTTATGCCTATTTCAAGTTCACCTGGTCGCTGCGCCAGTTCAACCTGCTCTCCATCCTGGTTGGCGGCGCCCCCTTCGGCAAGGCTGGCGAGCCCGGCATCGACGTCTATGCTCAGCGTGTCGCCGGGGCCAACAACCTGGCCGGCGACGACTTCAACCGAGGCATCCGCGCCTATTACTTCGGGCTGGCCGCCTCGGGCTGGCTACTCAATTCGATGGCGCTGAGCCTGTTGTCGATCGTTGTGCTGGTCGTGCTCTTCCGGCGCGATTACCGGTCGCCGGCCTTGCATATCCTGCGCGATCCGGCCTGA